Proteins encoded by one window of Musa acuminata AAA Group cultivar baxijiao chromosome BXJ2-9, Cavendish_Baxijiao_AAA, whole genome shotgun sequence:
- the LOC103999166 gene encoding sterol carrier protein 2 gives MESSLQSAGLLEQMKIHLSTDAGKEVTKKIGLVYQLNIAPKKIGVDEEIFVVDLKQGKVTKGPYDGKPDATFSFTDKDFLSIATGKMNPQIAFIRGAMKIKGSISAAQKFTPDIFPKPSKL, from the exons ATGGAGAGCTCGTTGCAATCGGCAGGCCTTTTGGAGCAGATGAAGATCCATCTCTCCACCGACGCCGGCAAGGAGGTCACCAAGAAGATCGGCCTCGTCTACCAGCTCAACATCGCTCCAAAG AAGATTGGGGTGGATGAGGAGATCTTTGTCGTCGACCTCAAGCAAGGAAAGGTCACCAAAG GCCCGTATGATGGAAAACCAGATGCGACCTTCTCGTTCACCGATAAGGATTTCCTCTCTATTGCTACAGGAAAGATGAATCCGCAGATCGCATTCATTAG GGGAGCTATGAAGATCAAGGGTAGTATAAGTGCAGCGCAGAAGTTCACTCCAGATATCTTCCCGAAACCTTCGAAGCTTTAA
- the LOC135623710 gene encoding G-type lectin S-receptor-like serine/threonine-protein kinase At5g35370, whose protein sequence is MPTSSSLFLLLLLFLFLLTGDSLAGPVATEFLYPNFTASYLNFVDNSGVFLASPNANFVAAIANPGGQQSRFYLSLTHSATRTVVWSANRDAPAPRDGTVTLSTRGLVVSHPNGSVLWSTPRLPSPVRALRLLDSGNFLLLDAANATLWQSFDHPTDTLLSSQVLPAGSSLIASVSDNDFASGDYSLVLTTGDAIMTWKGGAQQYWSLSKDVRSFKNSNSGVAYMATNVTGLNLYSTEGKVVLQAFLPTSDFRIVKLDPTGRFHVFSYSAANASSILDDEFTAPTSNCDLPFPCLSLGVCTAGANGSTCSCPARFVHLESGNCSPANGSLPPSSSSSSSASCGGDSDLATSYIQLGSGIDYFANKFASPATSGNDISACQNLCTGNCTCLGFFYWNSSKSCYLMRNTLGSLFNRNAGETSSSIGYIKTLVSGSSPPTSGGTSKTHLIAILLPTVAAFLLIFVVVSAGIIWWKRSNDARRLRMGRPSKRLATKEINLGRHKSSRTQSLVTDDDESTDENDGGSDTLIPGLPTRFTFKELEAATNYFRNKIGSGGFGAVYKGELPDRTTVAVKRIESAGLQGRKEFCTEIAIIGNIRHVNLVRLRGFCAQGNRRLLVYEYMNRGSLDRSLFGVGPALEWQERVDIARGAARGLAYLHAGCDHKIIHCDVKPENILLHDGGQVKISDFGLAKLLSPEQSGLFTTMRGTRGYLAPEWLTNAAVSDRTDVYSFGMVLLEIVHGRKNRSGGSEECEEEEEASGSGWSSAAAAGGGYFPLVALEGHEEGRYLQLADQRLEWRVREEEVARVVKLALCCLHEEPWLRPSMAVVVGMLEGNMEVWEPKVESLNFLRLYGRGFMEPPAAVGGGGGGSERVEGVVALAGGDDTASRTSAVTGFAVDGSVSSNSCC, encoded by the coding sequence ATGCCAACATCCTCTtcgctcttcctcctcctcctcctcttcctcttcctcctcaccgGCGACTCCCTCGCCGGCCCCGTCGCCACCGAGTTCCTCTACCCCAACTTCACCGCCTCCTACCTCAACTTCGTCGACAACAGCGGCGTGTTCCTCGCGTCGCCCAACGCCAACTTCGTCGCCGCCATCGCCAACCCCGGCGGCCAGCAGTCGCGCTTCTACCTTTCGCTTACCCACTCGGCCACCAGAACAGTCGTGTGGTCGGCCAACCGCGACGCGCCCGCTCCCAGAGACGGCACCGTTACGCTCTCTACACGCGGCCTTGTCGTCTCGCACCCCAACGGTTCCGTCCTGTGGTCCACTCCCCGCCTCCCCTCCCCCGTGCGCGCCCTCCGCCTCCTCGACTCCGGCAATTTCCTCCTCCTCGATGCCGCCAACGCCACCCTCTGGCAGTCCTTCGATCACCCCACCGACACCCTCCTCTCCAGCCAAGTCCTCCCCGCCGGCTCCTCCCTCATCGCCTCGGTCTCTGATAATGACTTTGCTAGCGGCGATTACTCCCTCGTCCTGACCACCGGCGATGCCATCATGACCTGGAAGGGCGGCGCCCAGCAGTACTGGAGCCTGTCGAAGGACGTGCGCTCGTTCAAGAATTCCAATTCAGGAGTCGCCTACATGGCCACCAACGTCACCGGCCTCAACCTATACTCCACCGAGGGGAAGGTCGTGTTGCAGGCGTTCCTGCCGACGTCGGATTTCCGGATTGTGAAGTTGGACCCCACGGGGCGGTTCCACGTTTTCAGCTACTCGGCCGCCAACGCGTCGTCGATCCTCGACGACGAATTCACCGCGCCGACCAGCAACTGCGATCTCCCGTTCCCCTGCCTGTCGCTCGGCGTTTGCACCGCAGGAGCCAACGGCTCCACCTGCAGCTGCCCGGCTCGCTTCGTGCATTTGGAATCTGGCAATTGCTCACCGGCCAACGGATCTCTACCTCCCTCATCCTCTTCCTCGTCTTCAGCCTCCTGCGGCGGCGATTCGGATTTGGCCACCTCTTATATACAGCTTGGGAGCGGAATTGACTACTTCGCCAACAAATTCGCGAGTCCTGCGACCTCCGGCAACGATATCTCAGCGTGCCAAAACCTCTGCACAGGGAACTGCACATGTCTCGGATTCTTCTATTGGAATTCTTCCAAGTCCTGTTATCTCATGCGTAACACACTTGGTTCTCTCTTCAATAGAAATGCCGGCGAGACTTCGAGCTCCATCGGCTACATCAAGACGCTGGTTTCAGGATCGTCGCCACCGACTTCGGGCGGCACGTCGAAGACCCACTTGATCGCGATCTTGTTGCCCACTGTAGCGGCATTCTTGCTTATTTTCGTCGTTGTCTCGGCGGGGATCATATGGTGGAAGAGAAGCAACGACGCGAGACGCCTAAGGATGGGAAGGCCATCAAAAAGGCTGGCAACGAAGGAGATAAACTTAGGACGCCACAAGTCGTCCAGGACGCAGTCGTTGGTCACCGATGATGACGAATCGACCGATGAGAACGATGGCGGAAGCGACACTTTGATACCGGGCCTCCCGACCAGGTTCACCTTCAAGGAGCTGGAGGCGGCGACAAACTACTTCAGGAACAAGATAGGCTCCGGGGGGTTTGGGGCGGTGTACAAGGGGGAGCTCCCGGACAGGACGACGGTGGCGGTGAAGAGGATCGAGAGCGCGGGGCTGCAGGGGCGGAAGGAGTTCTGCACGGAGATCGCCATCATCGGGAACATTCGGCACGTCAACCTGGTGCGCCTTCGCGGGTTCTGCGCGCAGGGGAACCGGCGCCTactggtgtacgagtacatgaaCCGGGGCTCCCTGGACCGCTCCCTGTTCGGTGTCGGCCCAGCGCTGGAGTGGCAAGAGCGGGTGGACATCGCGAGGGGCGCGGCCCGGGGCCTGGCATACCTGCACGCCGGCTGCGACCACAAGATCATCCACTGCGACGTGAAGCCGGAGAACATCCTTCTGCACGACGGGGGGCAGGTGAAGATCTCCGACTTCGGTTTGGCGAAGCTGCTGTCACCGGAACAGTCGGGGCTGTTCACAACGATGCGGGGGACGCGGGGCTACCTGGCGCCGGAGTGGCTGACCAACGCTGCCGTCTCGGACCGGACggacgtgtacagcttcgggATGGTTTTGCTGGAGATCGTGCATGGGAGAAAGAACCGGTCGGGGGGGAGCGAGGAgtgtgaggaagaggaggaggcgagTGGGTCAGGATGGtcatcggcggcggcggcagggGGCGGTTACTTTCCCCTGGTGGCACTGGAGGGGCACGAGGAGGGGCGGTACCTGCAACTGGCGGACCAGAGGCTAGAGTGGCGGgtgagggaggaggaggtggcgcggGTGGTGAAGTTGGCACTGTGTTGCCTGCACGAGGAGCCCTGGCTGCGGCCGAGCATGGCGGTGGTGGTGGGGATGTTGGAAGGCAACATGGAGGTGTGGGAGCCGAAGGTGGAGTCGCTAAACTTCCTGAGACTCTACGGCCGAGGGTTCATGGAGCCACCGGCAGCGGTgggaggcggtggaggaggatCAGAAAGAGTAGAAGGGGTGGTGGCTTTGGCTGGAGGTGACGATACTGCATCACGTACGAGCGCCGTCACGGGGTTTGCGGTGGATGGAAGCGTGTCCTCCAATAGTTGCTgctga
- the LOC135580776 gene encoding bZIP transcription factor TRAB1-like, with amino-acid sequence MNSKSLGVGRDDGQAQPPPPPTLLSRQGSIYSLTFDEFQSTRGGLGKDFGSMNMDEFLKNIWTAEESYAMVAALGDGSGGSGAGAGLQRQASLTLPRTLSQKTVDQVWRGLVEPSSSGQGAAASCGGTDFPRQPTLGEITLEEFLVRAGVVREDTAPSPRPPTPIGNKSNNTNFYYGDLPAVNTSAGLELKFNQAPGRSNGNMANVPIAHGSAAILGVTSTVARPFAPPVPLGASMGLVSPQGMRGGELGGFGHVGMNNRLMTGMVGLSTAGVMGASGSPKNHLSSDEVVKGNGDLSSLSPVPYVFNGGTRERKRNRSLDKVVERRQRRMIKNRESAARSRARKQAYTVELEAEVAKLKELNQELQKKQVEMMEMKKNQVLQVIKRQHGQKKQRLRRTRTGPW; translated from the exons ATGAATTCCAAGAGTTTGGGAGTAGGAAGAGACGATGGACAGGCgcagccgccaccgccgccgacgCTGCTGTCGCGGCAGGGTTCGATTTACTCGCTGACGTTCGACGAGTTCCAGAGCACGCGCGGGGGGCTTGGCAAGGACTTCGGGTCGATGAACATGGACGAGTTCCTTAAGAACATATGGACCGCGGAGGAGAGCTACGCCATGGTCGCCGCCCTCGGCGACGGCAGCGGTGGCTCTGGTGCCGGGGCCGGCCTCCAGCGGCAGGCCTCGCTCACCTTGCCCAGAACCCTTAGCCAGAAGACTGTCGACCAGGTCTGGCGGGGCCTTGTCGAACCCTCCTCCTCCGGccaaggggcggccgccagctgcGGCGGCACGGACTTCCCGAGGCAACCCACCCTCGGGGAGATTACCCTTGAGGAGTTCTTGGTGCGGGCCGGAGTGGTGCGGGAGGATACGGCTCCTTCGCCGAGACCACCGACTCCGATTGGCAATAAAAGTAACAACACCAATTTCTACTATGGAGATTTGCCGGCCGTGAACACGTCGGCTGGGCTGGAACTCAAGTTCAATCAGGCACCGGGTCGAAGCAATGGAAATATGGCAAACGTTCCAATTGCTCACGGTTCAGCTGCTATTTTGGGGGTGACATCCACTGTCGCGAGACCTTTTGCGCCTCCAGTTCCCCTGGGAGCTAGCATGGGCTTGGTGAGCCCGCAGGGCATGAGAGGCGGAGAACTTGGCGGCTTTGGCCACGTCGGGATGAACAACAGATTGATGACGGGGATGGTTGGTCTGAGCACAGCTGGAGTCATGGGAGCGTCAGGGTCGCCAAAAAACCATCTGTCTTCAGATGAAGTTGTTAAAGGCAACGGGGATCTATCTTCTTTATCTCCTGTTCCATATGTGTTTAATGGTGGGACGAGGGAAAGGAAGCGTAATAGGAGTCTGGATAAAGTTGTGGAAAGGAGGCAGAGGAGGATGATCAAGAACAGGGAGTCAGCTGCTAGATCACGTGCCCGGAAGCAG GCTTATACTGTGGAGTTGGAAGCTGAAGTGGCAAAACTCAAAGAGCTAAACCAAGAATTGCAGAAAAAACAG GTGGAAATGATGGAGATGAAGAAGAATCAG GTCCTCCAGGTGATCAAGCGGCAGCACGGACAAAAGAAACAACGGTTGAGGAGGACACGAACAGGTCCATGGTAA